A region of Denticeps clupeoides chromosome 19, fDenClu1.1, whole genome shotgun sequence DNA encodes the following proteins:
- the sln gene encoding sarcolipin, which translates to MDRSTQELFLNFMIVLITVLLMWLLVKSYQD; encoded by the coding sequence ATGGACCGTTCCACACAGGAGCTCTTCCTAAACTTCATGATTGTCTTAATCACAGTGCTGTTGATGTGGCTGCTGGTCAAGAGTTACCAAGACTGA